AACAATGTGAATCGAGAAATTTAAACGATTCGAATTGAATTAGAGATTGAATtgctaaaaatattatatataatatttaaatagaatttaaatattaaattttcaaataggGATTCGAACTAGTTCAAATGAATTGatcataataaataataaaatattaagaatcattttctaaaaatagtaaaaaatttatgataataggacTTAtgtcattacattttttaaattacaaaagtagcaaatttagaAGCGGATAGCTATATCATAACCATctaatatatctaattatttgtcatatttgcaatatcaAATTACTTATCATATTTGTGAGAATaacatcttttctttctaaattttattaattatttattatttaaaaatttgatatcatataattatattgaaaattaattaattggattaattaaattacaaatttcatataattatataatattaagtgGAAAAAATCCAACATCACTTAGTAGATTTATCCACTTCAGGCGTTACTTGTATGTTAATGCTTATAAATGATTGatgattaattttgattaattctTAACATCATATGCTCAAATTTagtgtaaattaaataaatctcaaAACAAACTTTCTCAATTTCTTGTTCTAAAATCACATTAAGCTAATTCTAAAGTGCAAGAAAATAGTAGGAAAGATCTCGTGGTTGTTTAGATCTTTAGCAACCTCAAATCAGTAAACTAATTGAGCTTTAAAGGTACAACTTCttataaactttgtttttcaagttacgttaaacatgtttaatcttttatttttaatgtatttagGATGATATCTCGATCTTTTACCTTTGTTGCATGCTTTACTAATTTTCATATGGAGGGGATTAAAAATTTTCGACCTCTCAAAAAAGAATGTCATGTTGATTACAAGTTAAGTTCATTATAGTGTTAGGTTCAAATACCAATTTAGTTCGTGCACTAGTTTTAGTTTATGCACGTTACAAAcccatgtttttatttataacttttgtcattttgaaCACCTATTTTTAAAGAGTTCATTTTAGTGTATGAAGTTTTCGAAGAAAATCGATTGGtccattcatattttattttgatctcATTTTATTCCTCTAAACAAGAGTATTAACTCACACTCATTTCACTAATTCCttaaaatatagttataaGAACTATAAACACAAAGTAGGGGCAGGGAAATGATACGACCGACTTGTGGTCCTTAACATAAGCTACCACTAGTTGAGCTCAACTCTTTTTTCAATGGTATTTAAAACGTTTTTAATATCATCTTGGAGTTTATATTTTGAGTCTTGTCACATTTTAATCAATGCATTTTTAAATGTCCAAATTTAGccatttcttaaaattaatcatttttcatccaaaagcATATATGGTATTTAAGAATGGTCacttttgaaatgattttaatatttaagagTTGAAGTTTAAACAAGTTCAATGACTTGTTCACTCAAGGGATAATTGCAAGTATAACATTCAAGTTCAAGGCATTAATAGATATAGCGCACTACAAAAGACTTtgcaatataaatatatatatagtaaaattaagtCCAGTTTCTAAGTCTATATCATCGGTAGAAGTTTATCATCTGTCACtaacaaattttgctatatgttgcaattatttaaaatgaagacAATTGTCAATATAGTAATTAGGCTAAAAATATCACTATATATAacacattataaaaaaatttaaaaatatagtaaaatttagatttaacttTTTGAGTCTATCCGTGATAGACATATAGCTAATAGAAATCTATCTATCATCCatagattttgatatatttatcaaattctttgaaaatattgttatacaTTTCATTATTATCTCTAAAAGTGCTGCCAAACCTTGAAATCTCtatttatacaattataataaGATATAAATCTAGATGttctagtttttttattggttaatTTCTCGTAGCAAGTATAAGTAAAGACATTTTGTACCTCAATCAGATTCATTCCATTTTTTCgacaactaattaaaaatactcATTTCGATTGGTTTAAGACAAATGTTCATTCAATCAAATTCTATAAAGTACGTGAATTACGTGACATTTTTATCAagtcaataaatttataatcaaacattttatgATAACGGTTGATTTTATGAATCAAAACTGACCCAAACCGACGTGCTTCCGTTGAGCCATAACATTAGCATATGATTGCTTGGTTTGGGGCCGACCAATGTACCAAAGTTGTGGGGAAGAAGGAAATGGAAAGATGAAAGGAAAAGGGATTTGGGAAATTTGGGTTTAAGAGCTTTTCTCTACATGTGAAAAAGTGACTTCCCGTGACATTGCGCCGTCGTTTTGTTCCCAttgaatttacaaaatttatcaagTAATCACAAATTTCCAACCATACACATGAACCTTTTCCTATCATTTCTGGACCTCCCACACCCCTCCTCCCCATCCATTTGATTTTCCAATTTTGAGTTTATAATTCAACTTAATCGTATTATTACGTATGTGTAAATCTAATCACGCCAGTTATCtaataacttaaattttcGTATATAAACTCTTATCTGCAatgacttaattttttataacttttacgttagagactaaattgttaATACTAAGAGATTCCATCCTTACATAGCATGAAGCACATGAACTGAATTATTAGtgaccaaaatattaaaaaaaaaatgtgagtaatatttcaaatgatgtgaaatttagtttggttCTGACTTGTTGGGTTTAGGGTTGGTTAATTGGATCATCTAAGCCCATTAACAAGGTAATGGGCTACAATTTCAGCCCATTTAAATGGACAATTCATAAAGGCAGTTATCATTGATTTCATCTCCAAATCTCCTAAGTTCCAACTTTATatcaatctttttatttattcaatcttCTAAAACAACTTAAtatctaattcttttaagGGTTTCATTTAAGACATATTTAAacttactaaaaaaaatacatggtcaataatttaaaataaattttatatttagttttgaaatttttatcaatGGTATATCCTACGTTTTCAAGAATATGCGTGTTTGATCcatgagttttaaaaaatgtgtctTTTAGCTCCAAGTTAATAAGAATAAGCCTATTTagttctcaaattttcaaaatgtattagatttaaaatatcattcaaataactttttacttttattttaaataattatatgatgtTTTAAATTAGAACATATTCTCtcgaaaacatttttttataaaaaaaaagtaattttaaatatcatataattattttaaaaattaaacaaaaaatactttaggatcttttaaacatattttaattcaatgaCTAAAAAGATACCTTTTGAAAAATCGGCAACCAAATGAGACTATTTcataaaccaatatttatgAACTCAAGACTAAAAGAGATATATTTCGAAAACTCAGCAATCAATTGagattattttcataaatctaaACTCAAACGATACATTTTAAGTTCAGGTACCAAACTCACATGTTTATCAAGATTTGAGAtcacattttcctttttaactttatacttttaaatgtaGTTTTCACCCtagtaaatttgattttgatgagtGAGAAACGTATTTATTTTGGAATCACTTTTAAAcatgtaagttttttttgttcaacttAATTTGTTTCATTCCACTATGATGAAGATCATGAGAAAGcttattattgtaattgttgatgtcgatgacaaaaaaatcaagactaattttaatcaattttgtttacgTAATGTTGTACTtcgttcaactttttttaaacagttaaattataaatttggttcCAAGGAAGGAAAGTGTTGAAGCTGTGAATTTTATCAAACCTTCTACTACTAAGATGAGAAAGTCATGTTAGTTATTGCTTAACTAAGCTCACTTTGGTAGATgacaaaaactataaaattcgTGCTTctaatttagatttagtttcatttttctaatttaacaGAAATGAGAGTCAGTCATTAACTACATAAACTAATGGAGAGCTCTAAGCTTAGATTGCAAAGACAGACTCACGTAAATGTGTTGTTAATTAACATCATTTTATTAGGTTAAGTCTAGTAAATATTTGCTATTGACTTTTTAAACTATTGTGttattaattaggattttccttaaaaaaatctaaaaagtatTTCCATATTATTTTTGGTTGCATAAAAGGTGAATTTATGTATGTGTTGATTATGTATTTAATGAGCTCACATCAAAGCATTTAATCACCTACTATTTTAGGATGCTTGTTAATACACTTAATCTATTATCAATAGGCAATTAGTGCAAACCCAAATGTCATTAGCcacaataaatttgattgtcaATTATATTGGAATGAACATTGTGATAAATCTCTACTTCTATGGGTAGTAGAGTGGGTAAAAACACATAAATCAATTGCCAAACATTTAATTCAAACTAACCCCTATCTACACATACTTCCAAATATggaacaattttaatttatcattaattgTGATATATTCATTCAACTCTATTACGTacatttttgctatattttataaatattataattttgtaattttgttccaaataatttaactatgtttaatataaaagtttcatttatttttgttttaattgattaaataatcaatcgagaaacattttcaaaactagcaaaatatttaagctatctacaaaatatagcaacattCATCAAACTCTCTATcgttcatttgaaaattttacaatgatttcattttttttttgtatgttattCATGAcagtaaattaaataactattCATATGTTTTACCagagatattcatttaaattaaataattaatcaatattaattaaatataatttaattatttattttaatattaaattaaattaaattaacaattcttttgaattctttGGTGAATAGTTGATACAAAGTCGACAATGAATGAGAGtaagtttcaaattctttgtatttctaaaCATGCTTAATCATTAGATTTATTTAGGTCacattaacttttatttatgtaattttttctaatatacatgtttttctaaattccaattaaatttaagtttaatggTTATGTTAATTACTTCCACTCTAAAGGGCTCTTATCCCTTCAAATAGCACGCAACCAAGCTCTAAGGACTTGTGCACGTGTGCCAAGCCTGCCGCCCATGTCTGTGTGCCTACCACGTCAAAatgtcattttgtttttatatttttatattttttagtttggatGTTTTCTAAACCCAAGAGATTAATTTGGGTTTAGCTATCGTTATTTTAGGTCAAGAGGAAATTGGACAATTTTATAGGCTGAAGACTTAGCTCATATACGTGAGTGGCaaaatgaatttcaaatagagatttttatatgtatttgcTAGCCATAAGTTTTAGCATGTCTGAGTTTAATATGATTTAAGAGTCATTTATAAAGAATTGTGAgatatttaaaactatttgatAAGCATGTATATGAACTTATAAAATGACCTTTTGCTCTTTCCTCAATTGGTTGGATATCTTTCTTGCACCTTCTTAAACTGGAAGTCTTACCTAAAAAAGTAGACTTAAAGTGGAAGCTTTTGGTTGGataaatttgagagaaaacaCACGAGTAAAATGGAAGCTTTGTTCGTTTGAAATGCCCTATTTATAGGAACCTTTGCATGACTTTGAGATGTCACCTCCGACGTGCAAGGTTGCCTCTCCACGCCTTCTGCTTGCTAAAATATAAGTGTTTTGCATGCCATGACACCTTGATTCCACTTACCTCTTGCTCAAAATGTCTAGACCCTTATCTTGCTCGCATGCACACAACCAAACTTTGCCGCAAAGCCTCATGTGTCAAACCGCATGGCTCAGCTCACCTAGCCCTTGTCTTGTCTGCAAAGCACATCTAAATGTCTAGTCAACACATCACAACACCTAACATGTCTTGCTTGATCGCATAGCTTTGTCCTTAAAGGTTATTTAAACAACCTTTGCCTGCCTAGTCTAACCTCAAAACGCCTAGACACTATACTTAGGTGTTCAAGTCCCTTTTACTGCCTTCTTGATACTTAgccaatattttcaaactttccaTTCTTCTAACAACCATGACCTGTTATAATGACACACCAATAATGACAAACCAACAAAGGCACTTAGGCCACTTGGTAAACTCCTTTTTAACCCTCCTTTGAACCACTATTTCAACAAAATCCTAATATTTAACTAATCTCAAATCAAACTCATCCACTTGTTTCATTGGAAGAATTAGAAAATGCTATAGATCAGGGTTTGCAAGTCAGATCATATAACAGTCATACCACATGAATTGTATTCACATAATTAATACATTATCACAATTCTACTTAAAAGCTCTAACTCAAAAAACTCTTATTCAGTCACATGCTAAATTTGATTATGGTATCATCTTAagtcaattttattatatcctAAATATGACTCAGATGCAAAAATCCTAATTACCacctacaaaagaaaaataaaaaaaataaaaaaataaaaaatttaaatttatggcATTGGTTGCAacatattttctaattaaccCAACTTAATTCCAAAGAACACCTGCCATAGCCACCTTCATAGTTTCGGCCACAAACGGCAATTAATGGGTTACCCAAGTAACCCAAAGAACACTAATTACTCCAACTTCAATTCACATCTCTTAACATCATGGgtattatacttttaaaccAAATTACCTAAATGTATCTGAGTGCTTTCCAATATGTTATTGTACAACACACGAAACACCAAACCCTCGATTCTACACCAAAATATAACTACATAGtgatattaacaaataaatttggaaCTGACGTGGATGGATTGTAGAGATCGATCCACAAAGTCCACAAAAACTCACCCAAAAAAACCACAAACGACCTCACAACACAATACTGTGCCTAAAGAAGAGActggaagatgaagatgatgtaaaaggggaagaagaagggtttaacttctttttttttttttttaaatttttacacGTCCTGGCCCATATTTAATAactctaataataaaattatatttattctttaataaataataataataatacttataTCTCAAAAACTCCACAgtaaactaaataatatatgattttttttgtgtgttagACAAATAATGGAGGGGGGTTTTTGAAGTGTGCACAATATCATACAACTGTAGAGATACTTTGAAGTCTATTATTCTAACAAGTGATATCAAAGTGGCGATAGGCCTTGAGagtttctaaatgtttttttattacattttctcAAAGGTTTTTACACAACTATGTATAAGATGACGATTAAACGCTATGaactaattagttgatttctTTAGTTTAAAAAGACTTTCATTGGCtaggtttttttgtttttctttcaagtatATAATCAACTCGATTGGTTGTTAGAGTTAATCATAATTGGAGATTCCGCTACCTCATTTTTTAGGTTAGGAACTAGGATGAAGTTGGTCATGAGAGATGattgttgaagttgagaaCCAAAAGTGATAGTCGCACGAAGTTAAACGTTGAAGATGATTGTAACGTAAGAAATGATTGTCAAATTAGTTGTGGGAGTTCGGTAGCAAGTGGTGGTCTTCGGAGCATTTTGCCATAGTGAGGCAACAATAGAGGTTGGTCGTGATTGGGAATATTGAagcaaggaaaaaaaaaggaaaaaatggagTTCATTGATAATGTGCAAACTTCAATATCTAATAATATTAGAGTTTGTGAAGTTAAGTTATTTAACATCGACTTGTGAAGTTGGTGAGCCAAACACTAAGGACTAGGGGTGTTTGGAGTAAGGATTTTtcagaaatataaaaatcacCACTTACTatagtaaatactattttgtgTTCCTCAACTAGTTATAATTAACACTATTTCAAAAGtctcatttattataatacttACTATTTAACCttcactattttatttattctctcttaaaatgtttactattttattctcaaattaaaatagtttaaatcttaaatacatcgtattataattcaaactaaaataatttagacctcaaacacaaactattataattaagttataataCTCGAGAACTATAATAACCAACTGCGTACCAAACATTGTGTACATTGTTAAGATCAACTCAATCCAAGTCAATACCTCAATCACCAACCTTTTTAATGTAGGATTTCAACTACTATTGCAACTTTATCATAATGTATTACTTCTTGTTAAATTCACTTattcaattaaacaaaacataaaatagaaaaactaatccaatttaaaaaaaagtatttgaacAAAAAGTAATCTGACTTATAGACAAGTTGGCcaatcaaatccataaatttcaactaaattCTAGTGTCAGTGTTTATCTTGGTTTAAGATCTGCTCATTTTATTccaaatacatatatacttTGACTTATCAAATATACACCAcaatatattttgaacaaatcttcaatttaaaagcatacacaaaagtaaaactttcaaaatctaCAGAACTAGATATGCATAATTCATATTAACTTGTAATAACgtaataatagttttaaataagTATGAATATAACAGAGTCTATACAAGCTTTaccactaatttttttattactataaTCTATCATTTCTAgactttaacttttttttgatACGATGTAAATTGTATATGTAATAATACTTTAgatctaattgctaaatttgctactataaataaaaaaacataaagttgGGTACGGAGGAAAGTTAGAGAAGCGGTATGGATGAGAAATAGAAGGACCAAGCTTCAAAAGATGATGAGATTGATAAGCAAAGTAGATTAAATTGGACCAACCTATGATGTATCGATCATATGGACCGAACCAAGTGAgttcttccaatttcaacaGAGGAAAATTTgcattcttttgatttttctggCTTGTATTCCACGTATGATTGGCAGCAACAAATAGATTGTAATAGTAATAAAGGTATCAAATTTCAAGCCTGTTTGAAATTGCGATCGGATTTTGATAATGGAGAGCTGaccttctttcttcctttaccCCTtgattttttcccctttttctcttGTTCGCTCTCTTGCCCTTCTTCCCTCAAGCTTTATAGGGCTCAAATTTCTGCCATTTCTGTTCATCATCACCATCGAAACCCCATCAaggctttctttttttttttttttccttattctttcatcttctttcccATCACCCTTCTTTTACTGCCaccattttcatccatttatCCAATCAAACCCCTCCCTCTTTCACCCCTTTTCATGATTCGCCGGTTTCTTTGACCTTTTTTAATCCGATGATCGTGCCCCACTTGCTTGATTTCTGATTCAGTATTGTTATTGTGTTCTTGTTGTTGCTAGAAGTacttttgatttgatattgTTATCTGGGTTGTTGCCATgtgatgattttctttttctttatctgAGGTTCTCCACGGAGTCTCGTTTGCGGAGAAGGTAATTTCAAGTTCTGTTTCTTTTACTGGTTCTTGATAGTTTTTGTTGCCCATTTCTTGTAGCTTTCAACTTCATTATCTTTAGATTGCTTCTTTTACAAGGAAATTTGTCTTCCCTCTTCATGTTAGGGTCAAATTTTTCGTATGTTGTTGAATTGATTGTCAAGAATGTTATGATGATTAGGGTTAGGCCATTCACCCGAATGGAAGGGTCTGGTAGCGACCCCGACTCTCATAGAGCTGCTTCCACCAGTGGTAGTTCAAGAAGGTTTGGAATGTTAGCTGCCTCAAATATTATTCAGGCTCCGCTTTCTGCACTATTAGAGTATTCGGGTCTTCTTCGTGGCCGTCAAAGTCATCAAGAATCAGAGGCATTGATAAGTGCTCGACTGCCTTCGGGGTTTCGAGACCATCTTCGCAGCCATATTGAAGAATCTTCGGGTGCCACCAATGATGGAGAGGTTTCGATTAGGATAATTGGGGCAGGGGAACCAGAACATGGTAGGGATGGTGCTGGACTAGTAGTTGGGCAAGCGAGGGATGTTAGTGGTCAGAATGCGGTGTCTTTGCAATCTGTTTCAGGGTTGGCTTCTGTGACCTTGGGGTCGGAGCTTAGCCAGGGTGAGTCTGCCAATGAACGCGGTGCAAGAGAGGGTATTCCTGAATCGATAAATGCAGGTGCTGATGGAGATGCCTCGGAGGCAGCTGGAGGAAATAGCAGGGATTCTTCTTATCAGAGATATGACATTCAACAGGCTGCTCGGGGGATTGAGCAGATACTCCCATTTAGTTTTCTTCTACTGGTGGTCTTCATTCGACAGCATTTGCAAGGTACCTGCCTTGACTTTATTCATGATCTTAAATTACTATGGGTTACCAAACATTtatttacttccaattttaagTTGTCATTAATGTGGCTGGATTATGGGCAATCATGAACTACTGCATTGTCTTTATGGAGCAAGCATATGTGCTCTTTAGCTTTATTGTCTTTGATCGTTTTCTATGAGAAAAAAAGCTGAATAAAGTTGAATGAAATTCTTGAAATATCAcggaaattttgaaaatcaatggaatttaacttttatgatCACTTGGTGACTTTCCTATTACCAAATGcaattgaaaatagaaaagcgAACAAACGAACGAGCAGAATTTACAAACTGTCAACTTGGGAAAAAATAATCTTCCAATGTACAATCAATGTTGTATTAACAGTAGTGAAAACTCAACCTATCAAAGTAAACCAAGAATTATACCTCatttaaatttctataaactctaaaattttgaagtatagTGCATGAAGATAGGAATAGACAAACTGACAAATTACTTAATAATTAAGATCAAACTTTTTTATCCATAAAGATTAATGTGAAGCTCATATCATCTACTTCATCATGTTTTCAAgggttaaaataaaatttaactgATGAATTGAGATGTAAACTTCCCTTGTACAAAAATCCATGAACAAGGatattagttctttttttgttagattCTCAAATTTAGATATAAACTTGTGCATTGTTagtcattttgttatattcttgTATTAGTTtacttatttacttttaataattatattgtctttttaactaatttaatatcaatttatcaAATCATGATCTTGATGCTAATTATTGGTCATTTTTTGGGGGGTTTAATCCTTTGTGGTTTTGATGCTAACTATTAATGTTTAAGCTTTTTCTGGCTTATATGCAAAATTTACATGTGTTTCCTTGAGAGATATTTAGTTGTATttatgtgtttattatattgtaGCTCAGATGAACTTAACATCATCTGTATCAAACTAATCCAATTCTCAGAAATTGAAGCATGTAAATATCTTTCCCTTTGATAAGATACCtcagagtttttttttcttctctcttgaAGAGTTAATTGTGTCAAGGTGATTTAGATGTTGAACAACAAGAACGtaaaagccaataaatttttagttaaaattaaaatttagaatgaaagaaaggaaaagaagtagAATCAAAAGTCTATCAcctttaatcaatatttgattTGACACAGAACTGATTATAACGTAAAGTCAGATATAGAAATATTTAAGAATGCTTtcgttattttgtttttacatttataaaagattaaattgttttaatattacatGTCTCCACATATATTTCTCTATGATTTCTTCTTCTGGTGTTGATACTTGTGCCCTAAACGTGCAGGCTTCTTTGTGACAATATGGATCGCTGCTTTCATGTACAAGTCAAATGATATTTTGCGAAAACAAACAGCTTTGAAGGTgtgttaaagcatattttaatgtttgggTTCCTTGCAGgcttttttttgtgtgtgtgtgtctgtATGTTGGAGTATGAAACAGAAGGAAAGTAGGACGTAAAAATATCCTACGCTGGCATTGGTTAATAGGTTCCTATGTGAACCATAAATGGCTTGATGAGAATGCGTTCAAGCAATGATGACCACCTACTTAGAATTTATTACTCAGTATCCTACAAGTTACTTATTACACGAACAcatgtattattttaatgaataacCAATGTTTCATTGatggaaataaatatattgtagAGTTAAAAATGGGTTGGTCTAGAggtaaaaatggaaatatagtctcaataactaattaaaaatatcctACGCTACCTACCTACGAGTTTCCTtaacacccaaatgttgtagggtcagaCGGTTGTCTCGTGAGATTA
This is a stretch of genomic DNA from Cucumis sativus cultivar 9930 chromosome 4, Cucumber_9930_V3, whole genome shotgun sequence. It encodes these proteins:
- the LOC101205267 gene encoding RING finger and transmembrane domain-containing protein 2 isoform X1 — protein: MMIRVRPFTRMEGSGSDPDSHRAASTSGSSRRFGMLAASNIIQAPLSALLEYSGLLRGRQSHQESEALISARLPSGFRDHLRSHIEESSGATNDGEVSIRIIGAGEPEHGRDGAGLVVGQARDVSGQNAVSLQSVSGLASVTLGSELSQGESANERGAREGIPESINAGADGDASEAAGGNSRDSSYQRYDIQQAARGIEQILPFSFLLLVVFIRQHLQGFFVTIWIAAFMYKSNDILRKQTALKGERKISVLVCISLAFTIHVIGVYWWYQNDDLLYPLIMCPPRAIPPFWHAIFIIMVNDTLVRQAVMVVKCVLLMYYKNSRGRNYRKQGQMLTLVEYLLLLYRALLPTPVWYRFFLNKEYGSLFSSLLTGLYLTFKLTSVVEKVQSFFAALKALSRKEVHYGAYATSEQVSAAGDLCAICQEKMHAPILLRCKHIFCEDCVSEWFERERTCPLCRALVKPADLRSFGDGSTSLFFQVF